The following are encoded together in the Pedobacter steynii genome:
- a CDS encoding cupin-like domain-containing protein, giving the protein MSFILKPVDTVENISPEDFKKNYLDPRRPLIIKGLTKSWPAREKWTTEYLKEIAGDVNVSLMDNSKADPSKPINSSVANMRFGDYLDLIKREPTELRIFFFNLFKHVPDLIKDITLPKDLMGGFIESMPAMFFGGSNSVTFLHYDIDLPHLFHTHFGGRKHIILFDNKWKERLYCIPNATYALEDYDVANPDFEKFPALKGVEGYEVFLEHGDTLFMPTGMWHWMKYLDGSFSLSLRAWDASITRKAQSVFNLAIKGGLDSVLKMALKAPYAKYRERLAIKRAERALAKGSPK; this is encoded by the coding sequence ATGAGCTTTATACTGAAGCCGGTAGATACCGTTGAGAACATTAGTCCTGAAGATTTCAAAAAGAATTATTTAGATCCAAGACGTCCTTTAATCATTAAGGGGCTTACCAAATCCTGGCCTGCCAGAGAAAAATGGACCACTGAATATTTAAAAGAAATTGCCGGCGATGTGAATGTGAGCCTGATGGACAACTCAAAAGCTGACCCATCAAAGCCGATTAACTCCTCAGTTGCCAACATGCGTTTTGGTGATTACCTGGATCTGATCAAAAGAGAGCCTACGGAACTGCGAATATTTTTCTTTAACCTGTTCAAACATGTTCCTGATCTGATAAAAGACATCACCCTACCTAAAGATCTGATGGGAGGCTTCATTGAAAGCATGCCAGCCATGTTCTTCGGAGGATCGAACTCTGTTACTTTCTTACATTACGATATAGATTTACCTCACCTCTTCCACACGCATTTTGGAGGAAGAAAACACATCATCCTATTCGACAACAAATGGAAAGAAAGGCTTTACTGCATTCCTAATGCAACCTATGCCTTAGAAGATTATGATGTAGCAAATCCTGATTTTGAAAAGTTCCCTGCTTTAAAAGGAGTAGAAGGTTACGAAGTATTCTTAGAACATGGAGATACCCTTTTCATGCCTACAGGAATGTGGCACTGGATGAAATACCTTGACGGTTCTTTCTCCTTAAGCTTAAGGGCATGGGACGCATCAATCACCAGGAAAGCACAAAGTGTCTTTAACCTGGCAATAAAAGGAGGACTGGACAGCGTATTGAAAATGGCTTTAAAAGCCCCGTATGCTAAATACAGAGAACGATTAGCCATAAAAAGAGCAGAGAGAGCCTTAGCAAAAGGCTCCCCTAAATAG